A region from the Triticum urartu cultivar G1812 chromosome 1, Tu2.1, whole genome shotgun sequence genome encodes:
- the LOC125507408 gene encoding uncharacterized protein LOC125507408 — MAGRSSSRSMVSAHRLFAPAPARTLQHAADPALELDEADIIWGGAALASSPPADAYGRALSASTPSRASKPRAAAPRDAAGGGGGVGGPASLPVNIPDWSKILGPEYGGGSAGAGRWPSDDRGDAYLDRGDRQWVPPHEQLMYRERAAASFSVREGAGRTLKGRDLRRVRNAIWEKTGFQD, encoded by the coding sequence ATGGCCGGCCGGAGCAGCAGCCGTTCCATGGTGTCCGCGCACCGGCTCTTCGCGCCGGCGCCCGCGCGCACCCTGCAGCACGCGGCCGACCCGGCCCTGGAGCTCGACGAGGCCGACATCATCTGGGGCGGCGCGGCGCTGGCGTCGTCCCCGCCGGCCGACGCGTACGGGCGGGCCCTGTCCGCGTCCACTCCCTCCAGGGCCTCCAAGCCGCGCGCCGCGGCGCCGCGGGATGCCgccggtggcggtggcggcgtcgGGGGCCCGGCGTCGCTGCCCGTCAACATCCCCGACTGGTCCAAGATCCTGGGGCCGGAGTACGGCGGGGGCAGCGCCGGCGCGGGGCGGTGGCCGTCGGACGATCGCGGGGACGCGTACCTGGACCGCGGCGACCGGCAGTGGGTGCCGCCGCACGAGCAGCTCATGTACCGGGAGCGCGCCGCGGCGTCCTTCTCGGTGCGCGAGGGCGCCGGGCGCACGCTCAAGGGCCGCGACCTCCGCCGCGTCCGCAACGCCATCTGGGAGAAGACCGGCTTCCAGGACTGA